The Spirosoma foliorum genome has a window encoding:
- the hemB gene encoding porphobilinogen synthase, which translates to MNIIRRPRRNRQSAVIRDMVQETRLSVTDFILPVFVVEGQKVRSEVASMPGIYRLSLDLLLDEIQECVDLGIKTFDLFPNISEVKKDKYATESYNPDGLYLQAVQAIKDRFPDVMVMTDVAMDPYSSDGHDGIVEDGKILNDPTLEVLGKMALAQAQAGANIIGPSDMMDGRVGYLRQVLDEGGFHDVAIMSYAAKYASAFYGPFRDALDSAPKFGDKKTYQMNPANSREALIEAQLDFEEGADFLMVKPALAYLDIIKLLDDNFHLPIAAYNVSGEYAMIKAAAQNGWLDGERAMMESLMAIKRAGANVILTYFAKEAARLL; encoded by the coding sequence TAATACGTCGTCCGCGTCGAAACCGCCAATCGGCCGTTATCCGCGACATGGTGCAGGAGACCCGTTTGTCGGTAACTGATTTTATTTTGCCCGTCTTCGTTGTAGAAGGACAAAAAGTACGGTCGGAGGTAGCTTCCATGCCCGGCATCTATCGTTTATCGCTGGATTTACTACTGGATGAAATTCAGGAGTGTGTTGACCTGGGTATCAAGACATTCGATTTGTTTCCTAATATTTCCGAAGTCAAAAAAGACAAATACGCTACCGAAAGCTACAATCCTGACGGCCTGTATTTGCAAGCCGTTCAGGCTATTAAAGATCGGTTCCCCGACGTAATGGTCATGACCGATGTGGCGATGGACCCCTATAGCTCTGATGGACACGATGGCATTGTCGAAGATGGTAAAATCCTGAATGATCCAACGCTGGAAGTCTTAGGGAAAATGGCCCTGGCACAGGCACAAGCCGGAGCGAATATCATTGGCCCATCTGACATGATGGATGGACGCGTAGGTTATCTTCGGCAAGTACTCGATGAAGGCGGCTTTCATGACGTAGCAATTATGTCCTATGCCGCCAAATACGCCAGTGCGTTTTACGGTCCATTCCGCGATGCGCTTGATTCTGCTCCAAAGTTTGGTGACAAAAAGACGTATCAGATGAATCCGGCCAATAGTCGCGAAGCCCTGATCGAGGCTCAACTTGATTTCGAAGAAGGGGCCGATTTTCTGATGGTCAAACCAGCGCTGGCTTATCTGGATATCATCAAACTTTTGGACGACAATTTCCATTTGCCTATTGCTGCTTATAACGTTAGTGGTGAATACGCCATGATTAAAGCGGCTGCTCAAAATGGCTGGCTCGATGGCGAACGAGCTATGATGGAGTCGCTTATGGCCATCAAGCGAGCTGGTGCCAACGTAATTCTAACCTATTTCGCTAAAGAAGCCGCCCGGTTATTATGA
- a CDS encoding NUDIX hydrolase: MLDQYKQQNPYLLALDSIIFGFDGESLKVLLVKRGVEEKTWSLMGGWLQPNEGLEQAAARILFDLTGLTNVYLEQLYAFGDPHRDPIVRTISVAYFSLVKIADYETKISEVFQARWFSIYDLPPLLFDHGDMVDLAIKRLRYKAAQHPLGFELLPEKFTIPQLKKLYDAIYNTEFDKRNFSRKILSTNLLVKLDEKQKGFSKRGAYFYQVDATKYQEINNAFLNFIPNSELAL; this comes from the coding sequence ATGTTAGATCAATACAAACAGCAGAACCCCTATCTATTAGCTTTAGACTCAATCATATTTGGTTTCGATGGCGAGAGCTTAAAAGTACTACTTGTCAAACGAGGAGTGGAAGAAAAAACCTGGTCGCTTATGGGGGGATGGCTTCAACCCAACGAAGGACTAGAACAGGCTGCTGCCCGTATTTTATTTGATCTAACTGGCTTAACCAACGTGTATCTGGAGCAATTGTATGCGTTTGGCGACCCACACCGCGACCCCATCGTCCGAACCATATCGGTGGCTTATTTCTCACTGGTAAAAATAGCCGACTACGAGACGAAAATTTCGGAAGTATTTCAGGCCCGCTGGTTTTCGATTTATGATCTCCCTCCCTTGCTGTTCGATCATGGCGATATGGTCGATCTGGCTATTAAACGACTTCGCTACAAAGCGGCTCAACATCCCTTAGGCTTCGAATTACTCCCCGAGAAATTCACTATTCCTCAACTCAAGAAATTGTATGATGCCATCTACAATACGGAGTTTGATAAACGGAATTTCAGCCGTAAGATTCTGTCTACGAATTTGTTGGTTAAACTCGATGAGAAGCAAAAAGGGTTTTCGAAACGAGGGGCTTACTTTTATCAGGTGGATGCCACCAAATATCAGGAGATAAACAACGCCTTCCTGAACTTCATCCCAAATTCGGAACTGGCTCTTTAG
- a CDS encoding xylulokinase, with product MAAYLLGYDIGSSSVKAALVDAQTGRLVASATSPDQEMKILSPQADWGEQNPEDWWQEVIRATERLKNAHPFAGDDVLAIGIAYQMHGLVVVDKNFEVLRPAIIWCDSRAVSIGQQALRDLGETYCLGDLLNSPGNFTASKLKWVKEHEPDVYAKIHKIMLPGDYIAFRLSGEAQTTASGLSEGILWDFKENQLATHLLDYFGIDASLVSDVVPTFGFQASVSSQAASLLGLKAGTPITYRAGDQPNNAFSLNVLRAGEVAATAGTSGVIYGITQETSFDREGRINTFVHVNSQPTDPHLGVLACVNGTGILNSWLRRLVGNLPYEALNQLAAQAPIGAANLLFYPFGNGAERILGNKNPGANLKNLSLTTHQIEHVLRAAQEGIVFALTMGLHIMESVGVTAQVVRAGQANMFLSPVFREAFVNTTGATLELYNTDGAQGAARGAGIGVGVYSSFDEAFASLERVSLTEPQPQLQAAYTEAFDRWHSKLQLTEFTNAY from the coding sequence ATGGCAGCTTACTTACTGGGGTATGATATCGGTAGCTCTTCCGTAAAAGCAGCGCTGGTAGATGCCCAAACGGGTCGATTGGTGGCTTCTGCTACTAGCCCTGACCAGGAAATGAAAATTCTGTCGCCCCAGGCTGATTGGGGAGAGCAAAATCCTGAAGATTGGTGGCAGGAAGTAATCCGGGCTACGGAACGCCTGAAAAATGCGCATCCCTTTGCGGGCGATGACGTATTAGCGATCGGTATTGCTTATCAGATGCACGGTTTGGTGGTTGTTGATAAGAACTTTGAGGTACTGCGGCCAGCCATTATCTGGTGTGATAGTCGTGCGGTTTCTATTGGTCAGCAGGCACTTCGGGATCTGGGAGAAACTTATTGTTTGGGCGATCTACTGAACTCACCGGGTAATTTCACCGCGTCGAAACTCAAATGGGTAAAAGAGCATGAGCCTGATGTGTATGCAAAAATTCACAAGATCATGCTTCCCGGCGACTACATCGCCTTTCGACTTTCGGGCGAAGCGCAAACGACGGCTTCGGGTTTATCGGAAGGCATCTTATGGGATTTCAAAGAGAACCAACTGGCAACTCATCTGCTCGATTATTTCGGTATTGATGCGTCACTCGTTTCGGATGTGGTGCCAACCTTCGGCTTCCAGGCCAGTGTGAGTTCCCAGGCCGCAAGTCTGTTGGGACTGAAAGCAGGCACGCCCATTACGTATCGGGCGGGCGATCAGCCGAATAATGCTTTCTCGTTGAATGTACTCCGAGCTGGAGAAGTTGCGGCCACTGCTGGTACATCCGGGGTCATTTATGGTATTACCCAGGAAACGTCATTTGATCGAGAGGGACGTATAAACACATTCGTTCACGTGAATAGTCAGCCAACAGACCCGCATTTAGGCGTGCTGGCTTGTGTGAATGGAACGGGTATTCTCAATAGCTGGTTGCGTCGTTTGGTCGGGAATTTGCCCTATGAAGCACTTAATCAGCTGGCAGCACAGGCTCCGATTGGAGCGGCCAATCTTCTGTTTTATCCCTTTGGTAATGGTGCCGAGCGCATTCTGGGCAATAAGAATCCCGGAGCTAACCTGAAAAATTTAAGCCTGACAACTCATCAGATTGAGCATGTCCTGCGCGCAGCACAGGAAGGTATCGTTTTTGCCCTGACGATGGGATTACACATCATGGAGTCGGTGGGAGTGACGGCTCAGGTTGTTCGGGCGGGTCAGGCAAATATGTTTCTGAGTCCGGTATTCCGGGAGGCATTTGTCAATACGACAGGAGCCACGCTGGAGTTATATAATACGGATGGTGCGCAGGGGGCTGCTCGGGGCGCGGGTATTGGAGTTGGTGTGTACAGTTCGTTTGATGAGGCTTTTGCTTCGCTGGAACGGGTTAGTCTAACCGAGCCGCAACCTCAACTTCAGGCCGCCTATACCGAAGCATTTGACCGATGGCATTCAAAATTACAATTAACTGAATT
- a CDS encoding dihydroorotase: MSKLLIRDARLVNEGQIIETDVLIEDGFIAQIKSGLSDAYVDQVIEANGQYLLPGVIDDQVHFREPGLTHKATIKSEARAAVAGGVTSFMEMPNTVPNALTQELLADKYAIAAQTSLANYSFFMGASNDNLNEVLRTDPKTVCGIKVFMGSSTGNMLVDNEQVLDSLFRKSPMLIATHCEDEATVRANTERYKAEYGDRATADLHPLIRNEEACLKSSSMAVELARKHNARLHILHISTADELALFDNKLPLTEKRITAEVCVHHLWFDSRDYATLGNLIKCNPAIKAPHHKEALLAALLDDRLDIIATDHAPHTWAEKQQPYWQAPSGLPLVQHPLLLMLDFVKQGKLPLETVVRKMSHAPADCFQIDRRGYVCEGYWADLVLVDMNQPSTVTKESIHYQCGWSPLEGHTFGSSVTHTIVSGKLVYQNGEFLTEQVGKRLLFTR; the protein is encoded by the coding sequence ATGAGTAAACTATTGATTCGTGATGCCCGATTAGTGAACGAAGGTCAGATTATTGAGACCGATGTGCTGATTGAAGATGGTTTCATTGCCCAAATTAAGTCGGGTCTGTCAGATGCCTATGTAGACCAGGTTATTGAGGCAAATGGACAATACCTATTGCCCGGTGTTATCGACGATCAGGTGCATTTCCGGGAGCCGGGCTTAACGCATAAAGCCACCATCAAATCGGAAGCACGAGCGGCTGTAGCTGGCGGTGTTACCAGTTTTATGGAGATGCCGAATACGGTTCCGAATGCGTTAACCCAGGAATTGCTCGCCGATAAATACGCGATTGCTGCTCAGACATCACTGGCGAATTATTCGTTTTTCATGGGCGCGTCGAACGATAACCTCAATGAAGTACTCCGCACCGATCCGAAAACGGTTTGTGGTATTAAGGTATTCATGGGGTCGTCGACTGGAAATATGCTGGTCGATAATGAGCAGGTATTGGATAGCTTGTTCCGGAAAAGCCCTATGCTGATTGCTACTCATTGCGAAGATGAAGCCACCGTTCGGGCCAATACTGAGCGATACAAGGCTGAATACGGCGACCGCGCTACGGCCGATTTGCATCCACTGATTCGGAATGAAGAAGCTTGCCTAAAGTCATCGTCGATGGCGGTTGAATTGGCTCGGAAGCACAATGCTCGACTGCATATTCTGCACATATCGACTGCCGATGAACTAGCTTTATTTGATAACAAACTTCCACTTACCGAAAAGCGGATTACGGCAGAGGTTTGCGTGCATCATCTTTGGTTCGATAGCAGAGACTACGCAACGTTGGGGAATTTGATAAAATGCAATCCAGCCATAAAAGCTCCTCATCATAAAGAAGCTTTACTCGCTGCGCTACTAGATGATCGTCTGGATATTATTGCTACTGATCATGCGCCCCATACCTGGGCCGAAAAACAGCAACCCTACTGGCAGGCTCCGTCTGGTTTGCCATTGGTTCAGCACCCTTTGCTGCTCATGCTTGATTTTGTGAAGCAGGGGAAATTACCGCTCGAAACGGTTGTGCGTAAAATGAGTCATGCCCCTGCCGATTGTTTTCAGATTGATCGTCGTGGCTATGTCTGCGAAGGCTACTGGGCTGACCTCGTTTTGGTCGATATGAACCAACCTTCAACTGTTACAAAGGAATCGATTCACTATCAGTGCGGCTGGTCGCCATTAGAAGGACATACGTTTGGTTCCAGCGTGACGCATACTATTGTATCAGGCAAGCTGGTGTATCAAAATGGTGAGTTTCTGACTGAGCAGGTAGGAAAACGATTATTATTTACTCGATAA
- a CDS encoding TetR/AcrR family transcriptional regulator, with product METFKRNRAATTQRIVDAVEQILANEGIKGIGINAIAEKASVSKVLIYRYFGSIEGLLDYYIRRGQLVPHYAPSWIEQIQPAEPHDLAPIWSGQALQLFRQFRQFRSARELLKASMTEADSLGEAISSSLDAELTNLVNQLAFIKGGDHQATSAIIFGALSYLTIQAQLNRPVIGLDLRSENGWRRIEEAVKMIYKSLNQLAIDSPTIQITTKPVTMVVGQW from the coding sequence GTGGAAACTTTCAAACGCAACCGAGCGGCTACTACCCAGCGTATAGTCGATGCCGTAGAGCAAATTCTGGCCAATGAGGGTATTAAAGGAATTGGAATTAATGCGATTGCCGAAAAAGCCTCTGTCAGTAAGGTACTTATCTATCGTTATTTTGGCAGTATTGAAGGGCTGTTAGACTATTACATCCGACGTGGTCAGTTGGTACCCCATTATGCCCCTTCCTGGATAGAACAAATTCAACCTGCCGAACCGCACGATCTTGCACCAATCTGGTCGGGTCAGGCTCTACAACTATTTCGTCAGTTCCGCCAATTTCGATCTGCCCGTGAACTACTAAAAGCCAGTATGACAGAAGCAGATTCGTTGGGTGAAGCGATTAGCAGTAGTTTAGATGCTGAGCTGACTAATCTGGTCAATCAACTTGCCTTTATAAAAGGGGGCGATCATCAGGCTACGTCGGCTATAATTTTCGGTGCTTTATCCTACCTGACTATACAGGCACAGCTTAATCGGCCAGTTATTGGTCTGGATCTGCGAAGTGAAAATGGCTGGCGACGAATAGAAGAAGCCGTTAAAATGATTTATAAGTCATTGAATCAACTGGCCATTGATTCACCTACAATCCAGATAACAACAAAACCCGTCACCATGGTAGTTGGCCAGTGGTAA